From Afipia carboxidovorans OM5, one genomic window encodes:
- a CDS encoding YggS family pyridoxal phosphate-dependent enzyme, whose amino-acid sequence MTDSNASANGPDCVEGFREVEREIARACADAGRDRGSVELIAVSKTFDADAISPVIAAGQRVFGENRVQEAKAKWPPLKEATLDIKLHLIGPLQSNKAREAVMLFDAIHSVDRASLCEALSKEIKSRDRHPLLFAQINTGEEPQKAGVAPQDADAFLAACRERYGLTISGLMCIPPAEEAPAPHFALTAKIAERNGLKLLSMGMSADFAVAIQFGATHIRVGSAIFGKR is encoded by the coding sequence ATGACCGACAGTAACGCATCGGCAAACGGGCCGGATTGTGTGGAAGGATTTCGGGAGGTCGAGCGCGAGATCGCGCGCGCCTGCGCGGACGCAGGTCGCGACCGTGGCTCGGTGGAACTGATCGCGGTGTCGAAAACCTTCGATGCGGATGCGATTTCACCCGTCATCGCCGCGGGCCAGCGCGTATTCGGCGAAAACCGCGTGCAGGAAGCGAAAGCGAAGTGGCCGCCGCTGAAAGAAGCGACGCTGGATATTAAATTGCATCTGATCGGCCCGCTGCAGTCCAACAAGGCGCGCGAGGCTGTGATGCTGTTCGACGCCATCCATTCGGTGGACCGCGCGAGCCTTTGCGAAGCGTTAAGCAAGGAAATTAAATCCCGCGACCGGCACCCGTTGCTGTTCGCGCAGATCAACACCGGCGAGGAGCCGCAGAAGGCGGGCGTCGCGCCGCAGGATGCCGATGCATTTCTTGCGGCCTGCCGCGAGCGCTATGGCCTGACGATTTCCGGGCTGATGTGCATTCCGCCGGCGGAGGAAGCGCCCGCGCCGCATTTCGCGTTGACCGCGAAGATCGCCGAACGCAACGGCCTGAAGCTGTTGTCGATGGGCATGAGTGCGGACTTCGCGGTCGCGATCCAGTTCGGTGCGACGCATATCCGCGTCGGCTCGGCGATTTTCGGAAAGCGCTGA
- a CDS encoding L,D-transpeptidase family protein, with translation MRSRANTYTYRPRPGNAPVRLIIIRPAAGNRRRGWLMLEGIAIPVALGRGGILADKREGDGGTPRGTFHPMRLWWRGDRHVRPRTALPTRRITATDAWSEDPTDRRYNQPTRIADGEPGDRLMRQDHLYDFIIEIDHNARPRIAGRGSAVFLHLARDNFGPTAGCVSMTKHAMLRLLARIGPQTRIVIG, from the coding sequence ATGAGAAGCCGAGCTAATACATATACTTACCGTCCCCGCCCGGGAAACGCGCCGGTGCGGCTCATTATCATACGGCCAGCAGCGGGCAATCGCCGGCGCGGCTGGCTCATGCTGGAGGGGATTGCGATTCCCGTGGCCCTCGGCCGCGGGGGTATTTTAGCCGACAAGCGCGAGGGCGACGGCGGCACCCCGCGCGGCACCTTTCACCCGATGCGGTTGTGGTGGCGGGGCGACCGCCACGTGCGGCCACGGACGGCGCTGCCGACCCGCCGCATCACCGCTACGGACGCCTGGTCGGAAGACCCCACCGATCGCCGCTACAACCAGCCGACCCGCATTGCCGATGGCGAACCCGGTGACCGGCTGATGCGGCAGGATCACCTCTACGATTTCATTATCGAGATCGACCACAACGCCCGCCCGCGCATTGCCGGTCGCGGCAGCGCCGTGTTCCTGCATCTAGCACGCGATAATTTCGGGCCGACCGCAGGCTGCGTCAGCATGACGAAACACGCAATGCTGCGGTTGCTGGCGCGGATCGGACCGCAGACAAGAATCGTGATTGGTTGA
- a CDS encoding response regulator transcription factor, whose protein sequence is MPTARKILIVDDDSDLREALMEQLALHEEFEPSAADTGAKGALAAKTDSPDLVLMDVGLPDTDGREVVRGLRKSGFKAPIIMLTGHDGESDTILGLESGANDYVAKPFRFAVLLARIRAQLRQYEASEDAVFSVGPYSFRPGSKMLTGANSKKVRLTEKETAILRFLYRAGQQAVTRETLLQEVWGYNSGVTTHTLETHIYRLRQKIEEDAANPEILVTESGGYKLVP, encoded by the coding sequence ATGCCCACCGCTCGCAAGATTCTGATCGTGGATGATGATAGCGATCTGCGCGAGGCGCTGATGGAGCAACTCGCCCTGCATGAAGAGTTCGAGCCGAGCGCCGCCGACACCGGCGCCAAGGGTGCGCTTGCCGCGAAAACCGACTCGCCCGACCTCGTGTTGATGGATGTCGGCCTGCCCGACACCGACGGCCGCGAGGTGGTGCGCGGCCTGCGCAAGAGCGGCTTCAAGGCGCCGATCATTATGCTTACCGGGCACGATGGTGAATCCGACACCATCCTCGGGTTGGAGTCGGGTGCGAACGATTATGTCGCAAAGCCGTTCCGCTTCGCCGTGCTGCTCGCGCGAATCCGCGCGCAGCTGCGTCAGTACGAGGCGAGCGAGGATGCGGTGTTCTCGGTCGGGCCTTACAGCTTCCGCCCCGGCTCGAAGATGCTCACCGGCGCGAACAGCAAGAAGGTGCGGCTCACCGAAAAGGAAACTGCGATCCTGCGCTTCCTCTATCGTGCGGGCCAGCAGGCGGTGACGCGCGAAACGCTGCTGCAGGAAGTGTGGGGTTACAATTCCGGCGTCACCACGCACACGCTGGAAACCCATATCTACCGGCTTCGCCAGAAGATCGAGGAAGACGCCGCCAATCCCGAAATTCTGGTGACAGAGTCGGGCGGCTACAAACTTGTCCCCTGA
- a CDS encoding cyclic nucleotide-binding domain-containing protein translates to MSIEDDIALLARVPALNLLGMAALQVLAIGAEQRDYGHGDVLFHQNDIADAGYVVQRGSFRIAAEGGPEMVAGAGELIGELALILDMRRPATATALEHSTVVRVSRTLYQRVLESHPEAARRIRDDLAARTNATTSAIARLTSKLV, encoded by the coding sequence ATGTCGATTGAAGACGATATCGCTCTGCTAGCCCGCGTGCCGGCGCTGAACCTGCTCGGCATGGCCGCGCTGCAGGTGCTTGCGATCGGCGCGGAGCAGCGCGATTACGGCCATGGCGATGTCTTGTTCCACCAGAACGATATTGCCGATGCCGGCTATGTGGTCCAGCGCGGCTCGTTCCGCATCGCCGCCGAGGGCGGGCCTGAAATGGTGGCGGGTGCGGGCGAGCTGATCGGCGAGCTTGCGTTGATCCTCGACATGCGCCGCCCCGCAACCGCGACTGCGCTTGAGCATTCGACCGTGGTGCGGGTGTCGCGCACGCTCTATCAGCGCGTGCTGGAAAGCCACCCCGAAGCCGCGCGTCGTATTCGCGACGATCTCGCCGCACGCACCAATGCAACGACAAGCGCGATTGCGCGGCTGACGTCGAAGCTGGTGTGA
- a CDS encoding exodeoxyribonuclease III yields MPFTIATWNINSVRLRIDLVAKFLKNRRPDVLCLQETKCIDDVFPLKRFQRLGYEHIALNGQKGYHGVAIVSKRPFLSKDIRMFCGKVDSRHISVAFGESAGLAAPLVLHNFYVPAGGDIPDPALNPKFEHKLSFLDEMRDCTPLHAEDGANHILVGDLNVAPHEHDVWSHRQLLNVVSHTPVECEKLLAVQAQGGWIDVARQRIPMDEKVYTWWSYRAADWTVGNRGRRLDHIWVSPALGDKVRDFRILRDARSWERPSDHVPVTAVLDI; encoded by the coding sequence ATGCCCTTCACCATCGCCACCTGGAATATCAATTCCGTTCGCCTGCGCATCGATCTCGTCGCCAAGTTTTTGAAAAACCGGCGGCCCGACGTGCTGTGCCTGCAGGAGACGAAATGCATCGACGACGTTTTTCCGCTGAAGCGCTTTCAGCGGCTCGGCTATGAGCACATCGCGCTGAACGGTCAGAAGGGCTATCACGGCGTCGCCATCGTCTCGAAGCGGCCGTTCCTTTCAAAAGACATCCGCATGTTCTGCGGCAAGGTCGATTCACGCCACATCTCGGTTGCGTTCGGCGAAAGTGCAGGCCTTGCTGCACCGCTGGTGCTGCACAATTTCTACGTCCCCGCCGGCGGCGACATTCCCGATCCGGCGCTCAATCCGAAGTTCGAGCACAAGCTCTCCTTCCTCGACGAGATGCGCGACTGCACGCCGCTACATGCGGAGGATGGCGCGAACCATATTCTGGTTGGTGACCTCAATGTCGCGCCGCACGAGCACGACGTGTGGTCGCATCGCCAGCTTCTTAATGTCGTTTCACACACGCCGGTCGAATGCGAGAAACTGCTCGCCGTGCAGGCGCAAGGCGGCTGGATCGACGTCGCGCGCCAGCGCATTCCGATGGACGAGAAAGTCTATACCTGGTGGAGCTATCGCGCCGCCGACTGGACCGTGGGCAATCGCGGCCGCCGGCTCGATCACATCTGGGTTTCACCCGCGCTTGGCGACAAGGTGCGTGACTTCCGGATTTTGCGTGACGCGCGAAGCTGGGAGCGGCCCTCCGACCATGTGCCGGTGACGGCGGTGCTGGATATCTGA
- a CDS encoding outer membrane lipoprotein carrier protein LolA translates to MSLARKTLPRLALAAVIAAAAFAEAEAVPLPRPAPKARDMQVATSEPAPAPAPAAPSASSTPRQRVAEPAPNPILPALKKLFGNDSAAPRVQAFDANQRALAAKVSAYLSSVQNLSGNFVQVGPDGSRTTGTFYMLKPGKIRFEYDDPSPIALVADGTSVIVRDRRLATQDVYPLSQTPLRYLLASHIDLLKDTNVTGISADDLYISITIEEKQAVTGTSRLTLMVGAKDDKLKQWTVTDPQGYDTTVAVYNLDASKKPDPSLFKIDYTTYQGGSN, encoded by the coding sequence ATGTCTCTCGCCCGCAAAACCCTGCCGCGTCTTGCCCTTGCCGCCGTCATCGCGGCAGCGGCGTTTGCCGAGGCGGAAGCCGTGCCGCTGCCGCGCCCGGCACCGAAGGCGCGCGACATGCAGGTCGCGACCTCCGAGCCTGCCCCCGCCCCCGCGCCGGCTGCACCCTCCGCCAGCAGCACACCGCGGCAGCGGGTTGCCGAACCTGCTCCGAATCCGATTCTGCCGGCACTGAAAAAGCTGTTCGGCAACGACAGTGCCGCGCCGCGCGTGCAGGCGTTCGATGCAAACCAGCGCGCGCTCGCCGCCAAGGTCAGCGCCTATCTATCGTCGGTGCAGAATCTCTCGGGAAATTTCGTGCAGGTCGGCCCCGATGGCAGCCGCACCACCGGCACCTTCTACATGCTCAAGCCCGGCAAGATCCGCTTCGAGTATGACGATCCTTCGCCGATCGCGCTCGTTGCCGACGGCACCAGCGTAATCGTGCGCGACCGTCGCCTGGCGACGCAGGACGTCTATCCGCTGTCGCAGACGCCGCTGCGCTATCTGCTCGCCTCACACATCGATCTATTGAAGGACACCAACGTCACCGGCATCAGCGCCGACGATCTCTACATCAGCATCACCATCGAGGAGAAGCAGGCGGTCACCGGCACCAGCCGGCTGACGCTGATGGTGGGCGCGAAAGACGACAAGCTGAAGCAGTGGACCGTCACCGACCCGCAGGGCTATGACACCACGGTTGCGGTCTACAACCTCGACGCGTCGAAGAAGCCAGATCCGAGCCTGTTCAAGATCGACTACACCACCTATCAGGGCGGTTCGAACTGA